A window of the Bactrocera neohumeralis isolate Rockhampton unplaced genomic scaffold, APGP_CSIRO_Bneo_wtdbg2-racon-allhic-juicebox.fasta_v2 cluster09, whole genome shotgun sequence genome harbors these coding sequences:
- the LOC126764657 gene encoding uncharacterized protein LOC126764657, which yields MTTNDPALAIGDATDETQNTASVVAVSSCKLPQFWSIQPRLWFVQVEAALQVARITNDASRYNHIVSALDTDSMLQLADFLQNPPETDKYAKLKDEILKRFSESSDRQLHRALTKVQLDDKKPSQLLRQLRILMGDRASEDLLPIKWLALLPPSTSRCLKLLRDAPLDDLAEVADELMENQAGHSVMATHHQPAQAAHKGEKFENSLLTSMAKDVSGLKLAIADLVTCIKEQGITRDRPQAASGRLQQSSSKEKPASDRKKFCYYHRLYGSRAKKCERPCTFNSSTEN from the coding sequence ATGACCACAAATGACCCAGCTCTGGCCATCGGCGACGCCACCGATGAAACTCAGAACACCGCATCAGTCGTAGCTGTGTCCAGCTGCAAGCTCCCGCAGTTCTGGTCCATCCAGCCTCGTTTGTGGTTTGTCCAGGTCGAAGCAGCGCTACAGGTGGCCCGTATCACAAATGACGCATCACGCTACAATCACATCGTCAGTGCCTTGGACACTGATTCAATGTTGCAGCTAGCGGACTTCCTGCAGAATCCACCAGAGACCGACAAGTACGCGAAACTGAAGGACGAGATACTGAAGCGGTTTTCAGAATCCAGCGACCGCCAGCTTCACCGAGCGCTCACGAAGGTTCAACTCGATGACAAAAAACCTAGCCAGCTCCTGCGCCAGCTCAGAATTCTCATGGGCGACAGGGCCTCAGAGGACTTACTGCCTATAAAGTGGTTGGCATTGTTACCACCATCTACCAGCCGGTGTCTCAAACTACTCCGAGATGCCCCTCTAGACGATCTTGCTGAAGTCGCAGACGAGCTGATGGAAAACCAGGCTGGCCATTCCGTCATGGCAACACATCACCAGCCTGCCCAGGCAGCACACAAGggcgaaaaattcgaaaattctcTGCTCACCAGCATGGCAAAGGACGTGTCCGGCCTTAAACTTGCCATAGCCGACCTGGTGACCTGTATCAAGGAACAGGGGATTACTCGAGACCGACCCCAAGCAGCATCTGGCCGTCTCCAGCAGTCATCATCGAAGGAAAAGCCAGCCTCAGACAGGAAGAAGTTTTGCTACTATCACCGTCTCTATGGGTCCAGAGCCAAAAAGTGCGAGCGTCCTTGCACCTTCAACTCATCGACGGAAAACTAA